The following proteins are encoded in a genomic region of Paenibacillus sp. FSL H3-0469:
- the upp gene encoding uracil phosphoribosyltransferase — MGKLVICDHPLIQHKLTFIRDVRTNTKDFREHVDEVATLMAYEITRDIPLETITVQTPVQETQSKVISGRMLGLIPILRAGLGMLEGVLKLLPAAKVGHVGLFRDPDTLQPVEYYIKLPTDVQERELIVIDPMLATGGSAIAAITSLKNRGCTQIKMMNLIAAPEGVAAVQAAHPDVDIYVAALDDHLNDHGYIVPGLGDAGDRLYGTK, encoded by the coding sequence ATGGGAAAATTGGTGATTTGCGATCATCCATTGATTCAGCACAAATTGACATTCATTCGCGATGTGCGGACCAACACAAAAGACTTCAGGGAGCATGTCGATGAAGTAGCAACACTTATGGCTTATGAGATTACACGTGATATCCCGCTGGAGACCATTACGGTGCAGACGCCCGTGCAGGAAACGCAGAGCAAGGTGATTTCGGGGAGAATGCTGGGACTGATCCCGATTCTGCGCGCCGGTCTGGGGATGCTCGAAGGTGTGCTTAAGCTGCTTCCTGCAGCCAAGGTAGGCCATGTGGGTCTGTTCCGTGATCCGGACACCCTTCAGCCGGTAGAATACTACATCAAGCTTCCTACGGATGTCCAGGAACGTGAGTTGATCGTGATCGATCCTATGCTAGCTACAGGCGGCTCTGCCATTGCAGCGATTACCTCGCTCAAGAACCGCGGCTGCACCCAGATCAAGATGATGAACCTGATTGCTGCCCCGGAAGGCGTTGCGGCTGTACAAGCTGCTCATCCGGATGTGGATATCTATGTTGCAGCACTTGACGATCATTTGAATGATCATGGCTATATCGTTCCGGGCCTCGGAGATGCCGGGGACAGACTGTACGGTACCAAGTAA